From the genome of Halorussus sp. MSC15.2, one region includes:
- a CDS encoding ABC transporter substrate-binding protein, with protein sequence MARKQSTDSNSGHSSVNRRRFLKAAGAGAAATSLAGCSGGGGGGDGNATTTESGGGQDQGTTVGSTDKPTLEIWLSYYTEGENKKKYTDKLVKQFQNKTGISINITGVPYTDVVTKFRSARAAGNVPHMVEVMTRPGILAGGAGMVVNDLWESSSLADKASDKVMAGHKVWGSQSTGKEGNLVTFPLGFRPYFSAWRTDWLDQAGIDPSEVNHKAGSLHWYDDIPDIYDKLKQTEMGQKKGFYPDTTGMKQSDEEYMSLYIPQHGGSKSGVVNITGDEAAIDSKEARKAIKMQKDYVDNGYFHKNSINTGDEEATTRHWAGKQAVNHVQDSTDLWGDYLEEQPKAMKNGDYTWGLPMNAGTKSALAWLPSLGFIADGFSNQQEKDAAVKFMEWWVGDSDRAVKNAKNLGFVPVAPEQIKKEDFFAKTEMHKEFWRGAALKTLQNFEPAVIPAVPGANAITYEIPRKMHQRIMQQGVSVEKATSQAAKEINQRLQKNS encoded by the coding sequence GTGGCAAGGAAACAGTCGACAGACTCGAACTCGGGGCACAGTTCCGTCAATCGCCGTCGGTTCCTGAAGGCGGCCGGTGCAGGCGCAGCGGCGACTAGTCTCGCCGGTTGCAGTGGTGGCGGTGGCGGCGGTGATGGTAACGCGACGACGACCGAGTCCGGCGGCGGCCAGGACCAAGGGACGACCGTCGGCAGCACCGACAAACCGACGCTCGAAATCTGGCTCTCGTACTACACCGAGGGCGAGAACAAGAAGAAATACACCGATAAACTGGTCAAGCAGTTCCAGAACAAGACCGGAATCTCGATTAACATCACGGGCGTGCCGTACACGGACGTGGTGACGAAGTTCCGGTCGGCGCGCGCCGCGGGGAACGTCCCGCACATGGTGGAGGTGATGACGCGGCCGGGCATCCTCGCGGGCGGCGCGGGCATGGTCGTCAATGACCTGTGGGAGAGTTCCTCGCTCGCCGACAAGGCCTCGGACAAGGTTATGGCCGGTCACAAGGTCTGGGGTTCGCAGTCGACCGGGAAGGAAGGCAACCTCGTGACGTTCCCGCTCGGATTTAGGCCGTACTTCTCGGCGTGGCGGACCGACTGGCTCGACCAAGCGGGCATCGACCCGAGCGAAGTCAATCACAAAGCCGGGAGCCTCCACTGGTACGACGACATCCCGGACATCTACGACAAGTTGAAGCAGACGGAGATGGGTCAGAAGAAGGGCTTCTACCCGGACACCACCGGGATGAAGCAGAGCGACGAGGAGTACATGTCGCTGTACATCCCCCAGCACGGTGGGTCTAAATCCGGCGTCGTGAACATCACCGGCGACGAGGCCGCCATCGACTCCAAAGAGGCCCGCAAGGCCATCAAGATGCAGAAGGACTACGTCGACAACGGCTACTTCCACAAGAACTCCATCAACACTGGCGACGAGGAGGCAACGACTCGCCACTGGGCGGGCAAGCAGGCCGTCAACCACGTGCAGGACTCGACGGACCTCTGGGGCGACTACCTCGAAGAACAGCCCAAGGCCATGAAGAACGGCGACTACACGTGGGGTCTCCCGATGAACGCGGGCACCAAGTCCGCGCTGGCGTGGCTGCCGTCGCTCGGATTCATCGCGGACGGGTTCAGCAACCAGCAGGAGAAGGACGCCGCAGTCAAGTTCATGGAGTGGTGGGTCGGCGACAGCGACCGCGCGGTCAAGAACGCGAAGAACCTCGGGTTCGTGCCGGTCGCGCCCGAGCAAATCAAGAAGGAGGACTTCTTCGCGAAGACGGAGATGCACAAGGAGTTCTGGCGGGGCGCGGCGCTGAAGACGCTCCAGAACTTCGAACCCGCGGTCATCCCGGCGGTGCCCGGCGCGAACGCCATCACCTACGAGATTCCGCGCAAGATGCACCAGCGCATCATGCAGCAGGGCGTGAGCGTCGAGAAGGCCACCTCGCAGGCCGCCAAGGAGATTAACCAGCGCCTCCAGAAGAACTCCTGA